In Amycolatopsis jiangsuensis, the following proteins share a genomic window:
- a CDS encoding response regulator transcription factor — protein MAVVLVVEDDAAVREGLELALRRQQHTVRTAASGEDGMALLREQAPEIVVLDLMLPGMDGFETCRRMRALGQVPIIMLTARSDDFDVVAGLEAGADDYVVKPVEPRVLDARIRAVLRRAAGDRDARPGSTERHGDLEIDRAGMRVCKHGEPVALTPTELKLLLVLSGSPGQVHSRRQLLTAVWGHDYLGDSRLVDACVQRLRAKIEDVPARPGHVQTVRGFGYRFGRS, from the coding sequence GTGGCAGTGGTGCTGGTGGTGGAGGACGACGCGGCCGTGCGCGAGGGCCTGGAGCTGGCCCTGCGCAGGCAGCAGCACACCGTGCGCACCGCGGCGTCCGGGGAGGACGGGATGGCGCTGCTGCGTGAGCAGGCGCCGGAGATCGTGGTGCTGGATCTGATGCTGCCCGGCATGGACGGGTTCGAGACGTGCCGCCGGATGCGGGCGCTGGGCCAGGTGCCGATCATCATGCTCACCGCACGCAGCGACGATTTCGACGTGGTCGCCGGCCTCGAGGCGGGCGCGGACGACTACGTGGTGAAGCCGGTCGAGCCGCGGGTGCTGGATGCCCGGATCCGCGCGGTGCTGCGCCGGGCGGCCGGTGACCGCGACGCCCGCCCCGGCAGCACCGAACGGCACGGCGACCTGGAGATCGACCGGGCGGGCATGCGGGTGTGCAAGCACGGCGAGCCGGTCGCGCTGACCCCGACCGAGCTGAAGCTGCTGCTGGTGCTTTCGGGATCGCCGGGTCAGGTGCACAGCCGCCGCCAGCTGCTCACCGCGGTCTGGGGACACGACTACCTCGGCGACTCCCGGCTGGTCGACGCGTGCGTGCAGCGGCTGCGGGCGAAGATCGAGGACGTGCCCGCGCGGCCCGGCCACGTGCAGACGGTGCGCGGGTTCGGCTACCGGTTCGGCCGCTCGTGA
- a CDS encoding phosphatase PAP2 family protein produces MAVISPGMTSGRTTATVPVPASPASGGVPRHALAPPRTWRSAVLAAAAAGFAAAFALAYVLFVRTASGQQAEDGVVHSAQSAGRSTVDWAQPLRQVDLVVVLGGTGLVVLLLALVRRRFALGVTALVLLLAPLAAAQLLKLYVLVRPDVTDGSGAPGHNSFPSGHVSAAAAVLFALAVVLPARLRTWVLAAGVPCVAWVAAATVALGWHRLSDTVGGALLVAAVVCTGAAVVSARRPDGRRIPPVTTAIALAGPSAVVLGGFVVLSSATSGAARFVAALTLAALGVAAVVLLAAGPLRPVNFDPSGVRTRVAGPVVDQRTQRPNRPPR; encoded by the coding sequence ATGGCAGTGATCAGTCCCGGGATGACCTCCGGCCGGACCACCGCGACGGTGCCCGTGCCCGCTTCGCCCGCGTCCGGCGGTGTGCCACGGCACGCACTGGCGCCGCCGCGGACGTGGCGTAGCGCGGTGCTCGCTGCGGCCGCGGCGGGGTTCGCGGCCGCGTTCGCCCTGGCCTACGTGCTTTTCGTGCGGACAGCCAGTGGACAGCAGGCCGAGGACGGCGTCGTCCACAGTGCACAGTCAGCCGGACGCTCCACTGTGGACTGGGCGCAGCCGCTGCGGCAGGTCGACCTGGTGGTGGTGCTGGGCGGCACCGGGCTCGTGGTGCTGCTGCTGGCGCTGGTGCGCAGGAGGTTCGCGCTGGGGGTGACCGCGCTGGTGCTTCTTCTCGCGCCGCTGGCCGCGGCGCAGCTGCTCAAGCTCTACGTCCTCGTGCGCCCGGACGTGACCGACGGATCCGGCGCCCCGGGCCACAACAGCTTCCCGAGTGGGCACGTGAGCGCGGCGGCGGCAGTGCTGTTCGCGCTGGCCGTGGTGCTGCCCGCGAGGTTGCGCACCTGGGTGCTCGCCGCGGGGGTGCCTTGCGTCGCCTGGGTGGCCGCGGCGACCGTCGCGCTCGGCTGGCATCGCCTGTCCGACACTGTGGGCGGCGCACTGCTGGTGGCCGCGGTGGTGTGCACCGGCGCGGCGGTCGTCTCGGCCCGCCGCCCGGACGGCAGGCGGATCCCGCCGGTGACGACCGCGATCGCGCTGGCCGGGCCGTCCGCCGTGGTGCTCGGCGGCTTCGTGGTGCTGTCCTCGGCGACCTCGGGCGCGGCCCGGTTCGTCGCCGCGCTGACGCTGGCCGCACTCGGCGTGGCGGCGGTGGTGTTGCTGGCCGCCGGCCCGCTGCGCCCGGTGAACTTCGACCCGTCCGGCGTGCGGACCCGGGTCGCGGGACCGGTGGTCGATCAACGGACCCAGCGGCCGAACCGGCCGCCGCGCTAG